The following are encoded in a window of Parambassis ranga chromosome 15, fParRan2.1, whole genome shotgun sequence genomic DNA:
- the prkg2l gene encoding cGMP-dependent protein kinase 2, producing MVASQCVAMGNGSIKAPRAEENSCLASNHTDPPGMETGIVRLRIIHLEAQLARREEECRTQELQLQYLQKELEAKILQIEKLQDAIGYNNSLARSPPTLAHHGCRRFSVINQGPSRFHRVAVEVHRRLKAKEGVSAEPTSENFCGGLRTTSHTSIAKAIRKNSHTRKLINDAILNNDFLKKLEPQHMREMVDCMYEKVFSKGQLVIQEGEAGNYLYVLAEGLLEVIQNGKLLGEMRPGTAFGELAILYNCKRTATVKAVSQSHIWALDRQTFQTIMMRTTQARHEEYFSFLRSVSLLQELPEEKLAKIVDCLEVDHFDKGEFIIREGEEGNTFFIIAKGEVVVTQSTEGFPQPQEIKTLGVGDYFGEKALISEDVRSANIICNEDDTQCLVVDRDNFNQMVGTYEELQAYLKEYVEELSRSDERRNALPHSPQIDSAEAQELRRLKERVATLLAHQPFQELEVIATLGMGGFGRVELVKLKDEDTTFALKCIKKKHIVDTRQQEHIFSEKNILQQTNSAFIIRLFRTFRDSKFVYMLLEVCLGGELWTVLRDMSYFDEPTARFCTGCVLEAFDYLHTMGIVYRDLKPENLLLDAEGYVKMADFGFAKRIGLGKKTWTFCGTPEYVAPEVIMNKGHDFGADCWSLGILIFELLTGNPPFAGSDPIKIYTMVLHGIEKVDFPKRIGKRPDDLIRRLCKLNPVERLGNKKNGIIDIKKHKWFQGFDWEGLRCRKLSSPLKRELKGPMDHSHFDIFPPDTDEPPDELSGWDQDF from the exons ATGGTGGCCAGCCAATGCGTGGCCATGGGCAACGGTTCGATAAAAGCCCCTCGGGCTGAGGAGAACAGCTGCCTGGCCTCCAACCACACGGACCCTCCTGGCATGGAAACAGGCATTGTCAG GTTGCGTATTATCCACCTGGAGGCGCAGCTGGCACGACGGGAAGAAGAATGTCGGACCCAGGAGCTTCAGCTACAGTACCTCCAAAAGGAACTAGAGGCCAAGATCTTACAGATTGAAAAGCTCCAGGATGCTATTGGCTACAACAACAGCCTAGCCCGCTCTCCACCAACCTTGGCCCATCATGGCTGCCGTCGCTTCAGTGTCATCAACCAGGGTCCAAGTCGCTTCCACAGGGTGGCTGTGGAGGTCCACCGCCGGCTCAAGGCGAAGGAGGGCGTCTCTGCTGAGCCTACCTCAGAGAACTTCTGTGGGGGACTcagaacaacatcacacacctCCATCGCAAAGGCCATTCGCAAAAACTCACA CACCAGGAAACTTATCAATGATGCCATCCTGAACAACGACTTTCTAAAGAAGCTGGAGCCGCAGCACATGAGGGAGATGGTGGACTGTATGTATGAGAAGGTGTTCTCCAAGGGACAGCTGGTCATCCAAGAGGGCGAGGCAGGAAACTACCTTTATGTACTGGCAG AAGGGTTACTGGAGGTCATTCAGAATGGGAAGCTTCTGGGGGAGATGCGCCCTGGCACTGCTTTTGGAGAGCTGGCAATACTGTACAACTGTAAGAGGACAGCTACAGTGAAAG CTGTGTCCCAGTCTCACATCTGGGCACTGGACCGGCAAACCTTTCAGACCATCATGATGAGGACCACACAGGCCAGACATGAGGAGTACTTCAGCTTCCTGCGCAG TGTATCTCTGCTCCAAGAACTACCTGAAGAAAAACTAGCCAAGATTGTTGATTGTCTAGAAGTG GACCATTTTGACAAGGGGGAGTTCATTATTCGTGAGGGTGAGGAGGGGAACACTTTCTTTATCATCGCAAAAGGAGAG GTCGTAGTCACTCAGAGCACAGAAGGCTTTCCTCAACCTCAGGAAATCAAGACTTTGGGAGTTGGGGACTATTTTGGCGAGAAAGCTCTTATCAG tgaggaTGTTCGATCAGCCAACATCATCTGCAATGAAGATGACACCCAGTGCCTGGTGGTGGACAGAGA CAATTTTAACCAAATGGTGGGAACTTATGAGGAGCTTCAGGCGTATCTGAAGGAATATGTGGAAGAGCTTTCAAGGAGTGATGAGAGGAGGAACGCCCT GCCACACTCACCTCAGATTGACTCTGCAGAGGCCCAGGAGCTGCGGAGGCTGAAGGAGAGGGTCGCCACCCTGCTTGCACACCAGCCCTTCCAGGAGCTGGAGGTCATAGCCACACTGGGCATGGGAGGCTTTGGACGAGTGGAGCTG GTGAAGCTGAAGGATGAGGACACAACATTTGCCCTGAAGTGCATAAAGAAGAAGCACATTGTGGACACCAGACAGCAGGAGCACATCTTCTCTGAGAAAAACATCCTTCAGCAAACAAACTCAGCGTTCATCATCAG GTTATTCCGAACATTTCGGGACAGTAAGTTTGTGTACATGCTGCTGGAGGTCTGTCTGGGTGGAGAGCTGTGGACTGTGCTGCGGGACAT GAGCTACTTCGATGAGCCCACAGCCAGGTTCTGTACTGGCTGTGTGTTGGAGGCCTTTGATTACCTACACACTATGGGCATTGTCTACAGAGACCTGAAGCCTGAAAACCTTCTGCTGGATGCAGAAGGTTATGTCAAAATG GCAGACTTTGGATTTGCTAAAAGGATTGGCCTCGGCAAGAAGACGTGGACTTTCTGTGGGACTCCAGAGTATGTGGCCCCAGAAGTCATCATGAACAAAGGCCATGATTTTGGAGCAGACTGTTGGTCCCTGGGAATCCTTATATTTGAGCTTCTCACTGGCAA CCCACCGTTTGCAGGTTCAGACCCCATAAAGATTTATACCATGGTCTTACATGGTATTGAGAAGGTGGATTTTCCCAAGAGAATAGGAAAGCGTCCAGATGACCTCATCAGGAGACTCTGCAA gctgAACCCAGTGGAGAGGTTGGGAAACAAAAAGAACGGTATCATCGACATCAAGAAACATAA GTGGTTCCAGGGCTTCGACTGGGAGGGTTTAAGGTGTCGCAAGCTGTCATCCCCACTGAAACGAGAG CTTAAGGGGCCCATGGATCACAGTCACTTTGACATATTTCCTCCGGACACAGATGAGCCTCCTGATGAGCTGTCTGGCTGGGATCAAGACTTCTGA
- the LOC114447286 gene encoding beta-galactoside-binding lectin-like, with translation MVGVNPITVGQTLTIVGVPNSSAKQFAVNICPNDKDVTLQINPRFRVHEDIETVVYNSCKGGSWGKEMRDTAFPFVQEQEFKMVIKFNSEEFVVRLSDGLSFPFKIPPDVKDWPIIIFNGDVRIKSIKIN, from the exons ATGGTA GGAGTGAACCCCATTACAGTGGGACAGACGCTGACCATTGTTGGAGTCCCCAATTCCTCTGCCAAACA gttTGCAGTGAACATTTGTCCCAACGACAAGGATGTCACACTGCAGATCAATCCTCGCTTTCGGGTGCATGAGGACATCGAAACAGTGGTCTACAACTCCTGTAAAGGGGGAAGCTGGGGTAAGGAGATGCGAGACACAGCATTTCCCTTCGTCCAGGAACAGGAgttcaag ATGGTCATTAAGTTCAATTCTGAGGAGTTTGTGGTGAGACTTTCAGACGGCCTTTCATTCCCGTTCAAAATCCCCCCGGATGTCAAGGACTGGCCCATTATCATTTTCAATGGAGATGTTCGCATCAAAAGCATAAAGATCAATTAA